Genomic window (Temnothorax longispinosus isolate EJ_2023e chromosome 3, Tlon_JGU_v1, whole genome shotgun sequence):
GAGAGCTCTCTTCATGGCTCTATCGTTTGAGCGTCTTACATTCATATGCATTATCTATCCTTTGTGACTTCCTACATAGCAATCTCAATTttgttatgcaaaatatatctttaaaaaagacGTTTTTGAGGAATACAATTCGTATTCTTCGAACTTCTATTCTTCGGACACGTACAGCCACTAtaaagctttgttttcattaAATGTTTCACGAGATTTGCATAAAGCTTCACAAGTGTATCCTTTGACAAATTTGCGATCGATCCTTTCTTAGCGGAAATTTGATGAAGGGCTTGATAAGAAAtctaaagatatttaaattaacttaaagtgaaagaaattttatactaattatgtatataaattaacgatttttagCAGACTTATAAGATAAAATGTCCTCGGATCTGTAAATGCTGCAAAACGAGTACATTACAACTTTATGGGACATGACAGCGATAATGATTGATGAAAATTATGTTTGTATTTGTAGAACGACGCGCATACCTTGACGCCCGCATCGTTGCAGCTTCTGCAACAGTTGCAGGCGACGACGAGTGCCGCGACCCCGGTCGCCGCGAACGCGGGAGCGGCGAATGCATTGTCGAACGTACAACATCAGTTGCTACTGCAACAACACCTTGGCCTTGGTGCGGCAACACCTGCGCACGCGGCACCCCCCGCTGTGCCCAGTCCGGCAGAGATCAACCCCGCGAATCTGCAAAGTCTAGCTACCCTCGCGTCCCTGAGTAACACCGCTGGTGAGTATGGTTAGTGtcgattattattcttttatttttgcttatttgCGCTTAATCAGTTTTCGCTTTTTCATGACGacagatttaaataaaaattaacagaaaTTCAATCTCTTGAAACGAGATTGAATCttctcaataataataatatttattatttaaattagtgAGAGAGAACTCTATGATATGAACTCATGTATCTGTTGTCTATCACAGCAACATTATTCTAATGACcatcaaaacatttttattgaattttatgtGAAGACGTATTAGagcatgtatatatacaatacatgaacatattgaaattgataaataattgtcatataTCTTAAGCaagtttttatgtatatatgtatatacatacttatatatctttttttattttaatcacaagagcaaaattatattttgatatttaagaaagttgataatattttttttctttttgtcgtACTTTATAGAtactcatatattttatacgaatgtatatttttgtgatCAATGATAGAGATTTTCGTAGTATCACATAGCACAGCACGTTTAAAATGTACCCAGCCGCCAGtgcatttacatttatatcatACGGATTACGTCAGTTCTTTCACACTTTCTAATATTAGTATAACTGTGACGTTTGCAATCTTTAAACTTATCtcttttaaatgtgcaagtttAACTTCGTCGCGTCACCTTTTGACCCCACTCTATACTAGTGTTCCAGTACTTATAGAAGATCTATTTTCGCGAACAAGTTAAAAACGTAAATCTCGCGCGCgggtaaatttaaatatataattcccCTCGGGAAATGATCGGtttctgataaaaaatatgtcaattGCGCACCGCGCAATTCCGCGCCATTCCGATGTAAAATATCATAGAATATGATCGATCCTCTTTGCCTAGGAAAGTGAGATTTTATCCGTTTCTTCGCTAAAATTACTCGTCCGCGCAGTCTCATATCGGTgtcagaataaattatattatttcgcgCTTACGTTCTCTAACTTCCaccgcgcgcgatcgcgtcCCATGGGTCATATCTTTTCGAAAGTTATAACGAAACGTCCTGCACCAGCTTACCAGaggcaataataaaattctacgTTTAATGGGACCGGGAAGGATGCCAGGACGATGACATACATGCCTCTATACGAGTCTATCATTATCCTTATTCCGACACATATGTTTACCATTTATTGCTGCGGAACGTATGGTCACTCGATAACGTACGTGTGTCACGCAATGAGTTCACATATACACGAACCGAACGTGCAGAATGATATGTAGCCTACTTCCGATATGCAGTGAAGAGAGAGTTTAAAGCTCAAATTATgtaaactaaatatttaaagcgCATAAACTTAAcagtaattaaaatgttaatattcttaatatcgCCAAAAGTATCATTGAGAAGGATAAATGCTCTAGAAAGATGtgctgttaaattattttagattaggcaaaatttgatttaagtCTCTTTTCGCCAACTATTAAATGATACGCTATATTCATCGTCATGGTATATAAATCTAGAGTATTAAGGCTTTCTACAATAAATTCTGACACTTTATGTTACAGCGAACGCGGGCGTGTCGCCAATGAGTATGCAGAACCTCGTCACTCTGGCAGCTATGACCGGCGGAAACGGCAATCTCCAGGTGTCGCCAAACAGTGAGTAGAGAATATTTTGCGAGACGCATAATCAGAGAACACATTATGTACACTAATGTGCAGCTGTAGGTTCCGTTCGGAACTGTCCGGTGCTTCGAATTATATGCATAACTTCGGACCACGTTATATTGTCCTCCTACCAATTGTACAAAACACCTGTATGCTTATGCGTCACGTATGTTACTCGGTAGACGGTAGACGGTAAATCCGCTTGAGCGTAGTCGGAGTTTAATGATTGCATGCGTTGTTAAAGTTCCAGGCGAATGGGTGAACTGTCCACCGCTTTTGTAGGTATGCATGGTAAAGCGGCCGAAGTCGTGCCGCGATTACAATGACAGTAATAATGCGACAGCGTGTTTAAATGTGTCTTCGCAAACTGTATTAACAGTCTGTAATTGTAATAACGGTACGATGAGAACAAGTGCTCCAGGATATACCATACAGTTATGTATAGTATATTCTAGAAGTCAgtcgggagaaaaaaaatgttctgcgAACGGGCATTTAATTTCAGTTTTACATTTACAAGTCGCATTACGTTTTGAAAAACAGGAAATTTTGAAGTGGCAATATCTATTAGATACGTAAATTAGCTAAACTAATTAAGTGATAttgcgattaatatttcaattactgACAAAGTTATTGTCATAATAGTTAAGAAAGAATGATTAATCGTGAAACATGATCATTAAATGGCCATACAAGGCAGCATATTAAATGAAACGTATGGAAAATTTTAGTAACATGCTTCTTCATCGTATTGCGTGCACACTGAACCGTGTAAATGTACAAATGTCTGCAGGTAAGATGTACGGTTTCCGTAGTTAGTTGCGTAATTACCACCTCTCATTCATATCAACAAAACTAACACACCTTTGTTATTTTGCATGTACACGATATGACGCTTCTTCTATGATTTATGTAAAGTCAACAGAAAAGTAAGTTAAGTATGTAGACTGCTTCATTGCGTTTTTCACACATAAAGAGTTGTGCAAGTATTATTTGCACAGAAGCAAGTTTTTCATACAGTTATAATGAACAGTCCAGTCGACATTGaacaaaaatagtaaattCTAACACTGTAAGATAAAAGATTAGAAAcaatatgcatgtatattcttgcatttatttcaataatttgtgaaacTCATTGTCATCCATATGATCAAGGATAAATGAATAATCGatgatacatttaaattattaatataaactgGCGTTTAGTTATTTGAAGGTACTGTTTTatactaatttataataaataaaactaaaagtataattattaacaatatatttaacatttttattgtgcTTTTTAACTTGtgaatgttaattttatcaatttattgcaatttataatataaaattgttttcgtagaatgattatttattactttatcgagtaaaatattcaaataaaaatttgcttatGTTACAACGTGATAGCaaaagacaaatatttttttgcagacGTTACCAGCTCGCCTTGCAAATTTGATTCcatcgtattaatttgatacaAGTGAAATTGTTGACTTTGCAAATTGTTTAGtggcaattaaaaatataatatcaacgGCATCGCCGGGAAAATTTCATCAAAGCCTTTGTTTCACGTTATTATACTATGTACATATTATCGACTGCTTTAGCTAATATCGCGAACGTGTTTTGTGTTTCAGCATTAAGCGGCCTGGCGAATTCGACAGCAGGTATGTCGCTATGTACGTGTCGTATTGCCTGGTACAGTATTAAcaattactaaattaatttcgatcATGCAAAAGGGGCCCTAATCCTGTTGATGGTCTGATTTCCCCATTTCGCTTATTTAATAGTGTACGTgcacgtgtgcgtgtgtgcacGTGCTTACACTTTTCCTCCCTTACCCTCCTCCCTCTCGAATTTCCTCATATTCTCTGTTTCTATCAATGTATCAATTTTCATGATGGATATAAATTCGTTTTGTATGACTATATCGTAATTAATAAGGATTATATTATCCGAGTACAAGATATCAAAGCaaatgtttcgaaaaaatttcaattaacgcTAATTACGAGAaagaattagatatatataaagatttttccgatatatattaaaaatcgtacatttttaattacgcgACGATCGAGttttatttgtcaaaaatttaCTAATGATTTCTGTTTCAAGAACTtactataaaacttttattatttattatgtttttaattttgtataaaaatttattaaataaaattaatcatatacaatacaaaaattagaatcacaatatatgtatgataGATAATATTGCAtagaaatttacataaaagcgTATGGCATATTTTCCCGCAGAAATTATACTTACCGATTGTTTAATTGTGAAGTTTCCATATATGctattatgtaaatttgtaTACAACCACAGATAGACCTACagatagaaatatattctattatttttagaacGCGCTATAGATATGTCATAACGCGCGAATGGCATTACAATCGCATACTTtacgtttcttttattttatgtaaacgtACATCACAATTTTAACGCtgcgtattttttttcgtgCGTAGCTGCTCTTCTGGGAAAAACAGGAAATACAGGTGAGATACTCAATAGGAAGAGAAATTGTTTGGCTCGCATTCTCTTTATCATGTATCACAGTATAATATATCTTCCTTTCGAATTCCTTTCTTGTCACTTCTCCTCTCtattacatttgtatattttttattattgtcttCTGTATATTGTAATGCAATATTGACAATTATTGTCGGCTGTAGATTTTGTTACTCATGCGGGTCTCCCCTGCTTCAACCAATGCTATATTTTGAGTTTTGTACATATCATAGTGCTCTTGTATAAGTACTCAGTTATAAAAACTTCAAAggatttaaagaatatatgaaGTGTCCCATGCTCGTTTATTTAAGgcattaaaatagatttacgtacttaataattatacatttttataagtaaaatgcTTGCAAATGAAAGAAGATAGTAAAATCTTATTTCTCTATCaaacgaattttatttttagttttaattcaagtataaatcacaaatattttttagagaaatatatgaaaaatattaaaaacgataaaaaaaatagtgttTAATCAAAATCATTGAGGAAAATTGTAGTGAATGTCAAATCattgaattttgtaagctgAAAAGTTGTGATAGTTCTATaacattatgtacatatattgtatCCACAAATATGAATAACCAAGCCAATTAGTAATTGATTGGTGCTGCACATTGAATTGTTGTAAAAGTTTTCGCagatattgaattaatgcATTAATTGGCGAGACCATGTTGATGCTTTTAGGAACGTGTAGATTTTTATTCTCCATCAATCGTTAATTGTagttttttaacaatatgtatatgatcTAAAtcattgtgtgtgtatatttgAGATGTATTGGGAATATACGATTCTTGCACAAACGCTTATCGCAATTAATGGGTGCACGATTTTTcgtaataagaatttaatcgGCAACAATACCTGTGcataatgaaaaaagaagagtaaGACTATTTCGTAAAACGCTTATTAACCCGGGTATTGGCGCGTGAATTTTCACCATATAAATTATCGTGCATGAAAACGTATTatactttcaaattttttaaaatcattatcattaatacCTCGTTATATAGCAAATTTCTATCTTTATACCGAAGAAGTATGACATTGCTCTTATATGCTCTAAATTTaaactgataaaatatttattaaattcttatctcaagcgaaatattttatatgtgccACGCTAAaatgtttgtaattttatttatttatgcatatttcagatttatttctaaatttttttgtatatttcctattttaaaaaataatgttaaagaCATGGATATTTTCACGTCGctgaaacaatttaattaagatttactAATAATTCTGATGAGATATGagattatcataaattttattactatatcaattttaatattaataaaatgtcattattcataattaaaattttaaatttttaactgtaaatcgagactttttaaaattaatgaatgtaATCTACAAAGAAAGATTGCCATAAAGAgtacatcaaaattttttaataaagttgttcttgcttctattttaaataaattttctcacataaatattaaatagcaaTATTTGATAGAATTAATATGTTGCACAAATACGTTGCTTTTTGCCTCTAATAGTAATAACAAACATAGAGCGACTGACATTCTTGCGATGTCGCAGCACGTGAGGCATGCctcagaaataattaaaagcttGGGTATCGAGATTTATACTTGAGAGAatccgtaaaaaaataactgtaaTGTTCATCTTCAAGGGTCTACTGGGGGCAGTCTTAGTCCTGTAACATCTCTCACGCTCAATTCCTTGACGGGGACGCCGTTAAACGGGCTTCAGGACTCGCTGAGCAACGCCTATTCCAGCTTACAGCAGTATGCAGGTAATTATTTGGCTTGTCGAGCAACTTTCGATGTACACAGAAAATCGTTAAACGCAGTCACACTGCCTTTCTACATCTTCGCGTAAATACGCAAAAGGTTACTTTCTAATAAGTAAACTGTGCGCATTAAAGCTCTCATTGGAAAGACGACGGTGACCGTGGAAAAGAAAGAGTTGCATAGTGAGTAATAATGAATAGATTGCCTGAATCTATATTTCTGTGGATCGTCCCACGTTTTAATGTCAAGCCCTTCATATGGTTGACTTTCGAATTAATGCATTTGCGCGCCACGGAATTGTCATATTCAATGTCAATATTCAAAACAATCTGATTGACGCTACGAAatgctattaataaaatactattattaaaatgtcagagagaattattatcttcttaaataaaaattggcaGGTTTTCCTTGCGTTTGTTATTATATCTTCGCACATTTGATATCGCGTATTTAACGCCAGCtcaagttatataattttttatcttcccTATGGAACATTACATAAAATCAATCCAAATATGAGAGATTTTAAAATTGGCCGATTAATTTGCGATTTAAGCAAATTAGCCGCTGGAAGTATCGGAATGTGGAAGTGAACCAAATGAATGCTTGAAAGAAAAACAACCGATAGGTTCGCATGTGCCTATTGGAATAGCCATGTATCCCAGCGCACAAGATATACTCGTGAAAATCGAACAAGTGGAAATAATATGTGTGTGGTAATAGTATCACGGTTGCGAGTATAATTGGAGAGCTTAAAATTGCGTTCTCTTATaattctgtatatattttgtatatcatataataattacttatttctcattttatacATCGTGTAACGAGCTtatatgcttatattgttTAGAGTAGATAGAAGTGATTAAGATATAGATTCAATAGTTAAACTTATTTGGTGTGTCTCTGTACGCTGGGACGTGCCAAGCCAATGCATAGAGTTGTATTGATGAACCGGAACTGTTCATTGCAAAGTGATATAAATCaagtttgagaaataattaataataatttacaattaagatCTGattacgaaaattatttttaaaaatacgttgCCCTTGGCGAGACTTTCAACATAAGATTTACATCACTTGGAAGAATATATGACTGGGATTGCATCCTCGCGATAATCTAGCGCGAGTACCAACAACATACTCGGATTTCAGGGTTCCCCGCGTTCACGGCAGCTGCGGCTgctgcggcggcggcagcgcaGAAGACGAAGTTCAGCAGCACGGACAAGCAGATCGAGGGTCCCGAAGGTTGCAATCTCTTTATCTACCACCTGCCGCAAGAATTCAGCGACACGGACCTCATCTCTACCTTTTTGCCCTTCGGCAACGTCATATCCGCCAAAGTTTTCATAGATAAACACACGCACATGAGTAAATGCTTTGGTAAGTCGAGTTCACGTTAACGAACGGGATAAGATGCAAGTATTTAAACATACAAATAAATGTTGTGCGTACGAGTGATAGGACGCAATACGGACGAAATGGTATTCTGCATTTTGCAATGTCATTTCAGGTTTCGTGTCGTATGACAATGCGTCGAGCGCGCAAGCGGCGATCCAAACGATGCACGGTTTCCAGATTGGCATGAAGCGACTGAAGGTCCAGTTGAAACGGTCCAAGGACGCCTCCAAGCCATACTAGCTGATGTCACACAACGTTCGTAGGTAGATACCAAGGACTTCTCGGACACCTTGGCCCGACGACGTCCTTAGTCGGGACGACGCTCgcgcatttaattaattaacaaccGCGATGGTTGATGATTATTCCGCAGCGGAATCGCGTCTAGCGGATAGGTCTAGGTAGACATGCGAAAGTATTAGGTGGCAGTATTCCACGGTACTCTCTAGTCAAGCAGTATTTTCCATGAAGGTAGCGAGATTAACGGGCTATGATCGAGCGTTCTATCAGACGCCGAAGAGGAGACGTCGCCGCTCGACACCTTCGCCGTCCTATCGAAACGAGGCTGTGATAATCCAGAAGACTCTCTTGTCTCCGTCGGACTGACTTTTCTTCCGAGGTGCAGGAAcgtaatttattcttttaacgtGTCGCTTGTGCGAACTGTCCCGCCGAACTGTCTTCTCTCTTCTACCTGCCGGTCCGCCCATGTGTGAACacatttagtatatttttttaatccaacAATCTATCTATTCTGTTCACGTCCGTGCCACATCGCGATTATATATATCGTGTTACGTCTGTTAACTTTTCCAGTGCCAGagtttaaatatagaaatccCGCTTTTTTTTCGACAATCCATTTCAGTAATTTTAACAGGAAACGGGATAGGATTAATGAATCAGTATTAACTCATTATTCTTTCGAACTACTTGATTTCGTAGCCTGTGATGATCGATTTCGGAGACTACGACCGATGTTTCTAAAGCTCATTCAGATTTAGTGAATCCGACGAGATCTAATTgattaagattaattataatcgcgCGCGATCAATTCTTTTAGGAATTAAatgaactttttttatgtcgaAAGCACCCTTGCGAATCGAAGAAACGTTGATATATATGTTGAGTACTGTTTATATATTCTCGTCAAAAATAAGGGATTTTGCATGCAAGAGATATGCGAATACTTTATTACGCTTTCATAGAAGACAAAGAAATTTGCATGTAAAGGCTTCGTGATGTGATTGTGATATATCTATCCATTTCGAATCTCTTAATCCGACTTTTGCCGTCACAAAAATTACAATCGATATTCAGTTTTCAAACTAAATAGCTCTAGCCGCTTTCTAAAGACTTCTCTGTTTATACGAGACGTATAAAGACTCTTCAAGTTTAAATGTAATTCGATTTTCGGGTTGAAGCTCATGTCAGGTTAAAATTATACCCACAGGAAATGGGTTTTAGCGGCGCGCATTTAGCGTTAAACGTGCTCATTCATTTCTGCATTCGGTTTATCTAGCACGAAGAACGCACATAATCTAAACATATGGTGGGAATAGCCATGTTCATCGCTAAATGCGCAGCGGTATAATACGGGGTTTTTCAAATATTCGCCCGTAACATCCGCCCGTACTTATCGCACGATCTCGAAAATATGTTCGTATCTTCAAATCTCGGAGGTGCAAGCCTGGCGGCACGTTCCCGGATGATGCAATCAAACTACATCTCGTTGCAAAGGCTGTCAGTAAAGCTTTCTGTGCTAACTTACTGTTGCACAAAGTGAAATTACGTACGTGAAGTTCACTAACAACGTAGCTTTTCCCTTAGGAGGGTAAGACTAGTGACTTTGCTTTGAATTTTCACGCAGCGTTCGAGTCCGTACCTCGTAACCATTTGACGATTTGActtttctctctgttttttttctttctgtattttttttgtaatttatctctttctattttttaatttctctatcGTGTTCTTTATACCAATAACCAGTAGTAGTTTGAGCTGGTAAAATTCAGCCGGCAGATACGGAGCGATAAACGCAAAGATCTATCTCACTCATTGTAATTATGTCAGCAGCTATATCGCGTGTATCTCCTTTATTGTTCGAGGCGCACAGAATTCGATACGTTTTTCACGTGATAATAATATCACTAAGTTTTCTATGGTTAATCACGCTACGACGCTTTATTAGTTAGTAATACTAACATTGCTATGTGATTTTTttggggggaggggggagggataTGCAACCGATCGTCACAGGCGGTGGGTGAGCCAATTGTTTCCATTAAGATAAGAAACTAATTTATGTTCGAGAAGAATGTTGATTTTGGTTTAGTAATCGATAACAAACTGTTTTCGGCCATAAAACTGCTGTAGAAGATACCATATGTAACTGAACTGACTACTGCAGTTGTTATCTGTAATCCGAATCTGGAAACTATTGGCGAATTTCACCGATTGCGTTGCATTAGCAACGAGTTTTCACAGATGCGCTGTCGAACACTTTGTTTCTCTTTCCTTGTGACTGTCTGTCAAGCTGAATAAAGTGGACGCTCGTTGCTCGTGTTTAAAAAGGACGACTCGGCAAAGTACTCGCGTACACGCATGCACGGTGTCGTCTCCGTTTGAAGGCCCCGCAAACAATTTCGTTTGACTCTTCAATGTATCTCGATCATCCTTATTCCATATCTTTTGTACGCTAATTGTCTCATCAGACACGTAGCTCTCGAGATATTGTTTTATCGAAACGGTATTATAACTCAATAAAGCAGTATCTCGAAGTCATTTTATTgactcttattttttttaatcatcaaCGTAAGAAGTcgcgaaattatatattttatcttctgATAATATACTTGTTCTCTTCTTTAAGGAACTGATTATAAGGCATGTTCGTTTTGTGACGGATAATAACGACCAAACAAATTGAAAATGTGTATGATATATTTGTTGTTATCCGTCGTTATCTGAAATGCGAGTCTGCAGAGGCAGTTGGGCGCGGTAGATTTTCGCGGGGCCTCGGAGGAGCCGTCACCGCGCGCGTTTGCTCGGGGACGAAACCTTTCATATCTGGTGTGTGGTGGTGACTAACATGTCCGTGTGTTTGTTTGTGTGCCAGCAGGTGGCCTGTGACGTTGTGACCGTGTACTCTCGATCGGAGTCGCCGTGCCATGTCAGTCTCAGTCAGTCAAATCGGTACCGGTCGTTTGCTCGACCGGTCGATCGATCAGTCACAATTCCCCGGTCAGTTTCTCGATCAGTCTATCTGTGTCTGTCGGTGCCTGTACAAAGAGCAACCCACGCCCACGCGCTCTCACTTCTGCCGTAAGATCCTCCGCCTTGTCGACCTCTTCTCTTTATCTGTTCATTTCATTCCCTCAACCTCTCGCGCGCCCTTTACACGCCTGTCCACGAGGTCGCGACACATCGTTCATATCCTCGCGATCGCACCGAGAGGATTGCCTCGCCGATTCTCGAACGGTTACTCGTTCCCTCGATCGCACACCTGCGCATGTAGAACACCGGACGATCGAATCCACGCAGGAGAATTCACGATGCTGGGCGAGCGAAAAGTCGCGACCGAGAAAGCGCGCACGAAATGCGGAGGGACACGATGAAGAAGACCGAGAAAGTGGGGACGGAAAGGAAGACGATccaccgaccgaccgacctgGGTTCCTCAAGCGAAGCTAAACGTGGCTATGTTAATTGTCTGTCCAATCTCTCCTCCCCCGCCCTTGTATAtacaagatatataaatatattatgcatatatgtacatacgcaTATATGTGTTACGTGTGTATGGTATGTGCGTGCGTATCGAGAGCCGCGACGAGGATTCTCGTGGTTGACTTAAACTAGGCGACGCGACGGCTCCACGTCTCGCGATGAAAGAGAACGAAATGACGAAAGCGGGGAACGTGCGGCACGAGCTGTGCGtgagaaatttttcttatacataactatacataatacatagttatataaatacatggTCATAAATCGAATTATCGACTGAGAACTATTTTTATCGGCTCTACTATCGGGATCGCTGTCAACGCCTCGCAGCGCCTGTTTATACATAggtatacatatgcatatataagtGTGTATGTATCGCGGCAAATTGGGCGTGTAGACgagatataaatgtatgtgtgtgtgaagaAGCACGAGAGACGGAGGCTGGAAATGGAAATGCGAACGGACGAACAATGATCGTGCGGGACCGATGCGCGTGCGATTTCTTAGGCTTAAAtcgtgcaaatatatatatatatatatatatatatatatatatatatatatgccaaATACGAAACGGATACAA
Coding sequences:
- the LOC139810542 gene encoding CUGBP Elav-like family member 1-A isoform X1, with amino-acid sequence MYPSMRRVMRLIPIVPCKVSKVSRDHKRRYRQFLRVNVSRHRVVSECVDEDATTDQRRIEERRRWPGRHRATAAQPWDQRRVTTPLLRIGRIMNNNSVEQPDPDNIKMFVGQVPHDMDENDLRMMFEEYGRVHQINILRDKITGSHRGCCFVTFYTRKAALAAQNALHNVKTFSGMRHPIQMKPADSENRNERKLFVGMLSKKFTENDVRNMFSAYGMIEECSVLRDSTGKSKACAFVTYASKQYAINAIKALHHSQTMEGCSSPLVVKFADTQKEKDQKRMQQIQSNLWNIAGVNITPHYLANDAHTLTPASLQLLQQLQATTSAATPVAANAGAANALSNVQHQLLLQQHLGLGAATPAHAAPPAVPSPAEINPANLQSLATLASLSNTAGEYANAGVSPMSMQNLVTLAAMTGGNGNLQVSPNTLSGLANSTAGMSLSALLGKTGNTGSTGGSLSPVTSLTLNSLTGTPLNGLQDSLSNAYSSLQQYAALIGKTTVTVEKKELHRFPAFTAAAAAAAAAAQKTKFSSTDKQIEGPEGCNLFIYHLPQEFSDTDLISTFLPFGNVISAKVFIDKHTHMSKCFGFVSYDNASSAQAAIQTMHGFQIGMKRLKVQLKRSKDASKPY
- the LOC139810542 gene encoding CUGBP Elav-like family member 1-A isoform X7, producing MYPSMRRVMRLIPIVPCKVSKVSRDHKRRYRQFLRVNVSRHRVVSECVDEDATTDQRRIEERRRWPGRHRATAAQPWDQRRVTTPLLRIGRIMNNNSVEQPDPDNIKMFVGQVPHDMDENDLRMMFEEYGRVHQINILRDKITGSHRGCCFVTFYTRKAALAAQNALHNVKTFSGMRHPIQMKPADSENRNERKLFVGMLSKKFTENDVRNMFSAYGMIEECSVLRDSTGKSKACAFVTYASKQYAINAIKALHHSQTMEGCSSPLVVKFADTQKEKDQKRMQQIQSNLWNIAGVNITPHYLANDAHTLTPASLQLLQQLQATTSAATPVAANAGAANALSNVQHQLLLQQHLGLGAATPAHAAPPAVPSPAEINPANLQSLATLASLSNTAGEYANAGVSPMSMQNLVTLAAMTGGNGNLQVSPNTLSGLANSTAGMSLSALLGKTGNTGSTGGSLSPVTSLTLNSLTGTPLNGLQDSLSNAYSSLQQYAGFPAFTAAAAAAAAAAQKTKFSSTDKQIEGPEGCNLFIYHLPQEFSDTDLISTFLPFGNVISAKVFIDKHTHMSKCFGFVSYDNASSAQAAIQTMHGFQIGMKRLKVQLKRSKDASKPY
- the LOC139810542 gene encoding CUGBP Elav-like family member 1-A isoform X13 gives rise to the protein MNNNSVEQPDPDNIKMFVGQVPHDMDENDLRMMFEEYGRVHQINILRDKITGSHRGCCFVTFYTRKAALAAQNALHNVKTFSGMRHPIQMKPADSENRNERKLFVGMLSKKFTENDVRNMFSAYGMIEECSVLRDSTGKSKACAFVTYASKQYAINAIKALHHSQTMEGCSSPLVVKFADTQKEKDQKRMQQIQSNLWNIAGVNITPHYLANDAHTLTPASLQLLQQLQATTSAATPVAANAGAANALSNVQHQLLLQQHLGLGAATPAHAAPPAVPSPAEINPANLQSLATLASLSNTAGEYANAGVSPMSMQNLVTLAAMTGGNGNLQVSPNTLSGLANSTAGMSLSALLGKTGNTGSTGGSLSPVTSLTLNSLTGTPLNGLQDSLSNAYSSLQQYAALIGKTTVTVEKKELHRFPAFTAAAAAAAAAAQKTKFSSTDKQIEGPEGCNLFIYHLPQEFSDTDLISTFLPFGNVISAKVFIDKHTHMSKCFGFVSYDNASSAQAAIQTMHGFQIGMKRLKVQLKRSKDASKPY
- the LOC139810542 gene encoding CUGBP Elav-like family member 1-A isoform X5, translating into MKMLQSLNALAGKISPGSPTDSNANKVHMHNNNNNNNNVVHHHPYSKQQTQPSPSHSANGDQKENTSAQGYNSAVAHRIMNNNSVEQPDPDNIKMFVGQVPHDMDENDLRMMFEEYGRVHQINILRDKITGSHRGCCFVTFYTRKAALAAQNALHNVKTFSGMRHPIQMKPADSENRNERKLFVGMLSKKFTENDVRNMFSAYGMIEECSVLRDSTGKSKACAFVTYASKQYAINAIKALHHSQTMEGCSSPLVVKFADTQKEKDQKRMQQIQSNLWNIAGVNITPHYLANDAHTLTPASLQLLQQLQATTSAATPVAANAGAANALSNVQHQLLLQQHLGLGAATPAHAAPPAVPSPAEINPANLQSLATLASLSNTAGEYANAGVSPMSMQNLVTLAAMTGGNGNLQVSPNTLSGLANSTAGMSLSALLGKTGNTGSTGGSLSPVTSLTLNSLTGTPLNGLQDSLSNAYSSLQQYAALIGKTTVTVEKKELHRFPAFTAAAAAAAAAAQKTKFSSTDKQIEGPEGCNLFIYHLPQEFSDTDLISTFLPFGNVISAKVFIDKHTHMSKCFGFVSYDNASSAQAAIQTMHGFQIGMKRLKVQLKRSKDASKPY